A genomic segment from uncultured Marinifilum sp. encodes:
- a CDS encoding family 20 glycosylhydrolase — MNNLRDKTSGIQIIPEPESIVLEEGTFTLKNKKLCLKISSNESITEIEEQFKQYISEQSGVKFIEDDSANKIGFKLNKTADKALGKEGYSINITKNAISVVANESAGLFYAVQSLRQLFPVNKDAEVAIACAVIKDKPKFGWRGTMLDVSRHFFSKQDIFKFIDNLALHKINTFHWHLVDDVGWRIEIKKYPKLTEIGAWRVDRGDVHWDLRKPQKPGEKASYGGFYSQEDVKEIVKYAEKRFITIVPEIELPAHTTSSLAAYPEYSCAGGPYTVLPGGSNPYNVIYCAGNDKTFEFLENIFDEVIELFSSKYIHIGGDEANKTEWKKCPKCQTRIKTEKLKDEHELQSYFIKRIEKIINSKGRRMIGWDEILEGGLAPEATVMSWRGFNGGIEAAKSGHDVIMTPTSHCYFDYYQGNPDNEPPAIGGFLPLKKVYEFNPIPKELTNEEAKYVLGGQCNLWTEFMPDLNQVEYMLNPRLAALSESVWSSAKKKDYSNFSKKLKTLLKLYETLNINYAKSIYQLTPVVQFDMEAKKFHVELQTEIEVPEIRYTFDGTVPTANSELYHSPLTFEKSTEIKAVAFVNGEAISNVISKKCLVHKATGAKYKLGKPVSPKYPAKNNFDLTNTLFGSSNYGDGNWCGFEGDDLDMFIEFDTAKEISSVTVGTLHSVSSWIFSSEYISIEVSDDGKKYREISRKLNSHDLQSGDKQIIRLKAKFHKLTTKYLRVRVKNVGKCPEWHGGAGGTAWLFVDEVVVE; from the coding sequence ATGAATAATTTGCGTGATAAAACATCTGGCATTCAAATTATCCCAGAACCAGAATCCATTGTATTGGAAGAAGGAACATTTACACTGAAGAATAAAAAATTGTGTCTGAAAATATCTTCAAATGAATCTATTACGGAAATAGAAGAACAATTTAAGCAATACATTTCCGAACAATCGGGTGTAAAGTTTATTGAAGATGACTCGGCGAATAAAATTGGCTTTAAACTGAATAAGACTGCTGATAAAGCATTGGGCAAAGAAGGTTATAGTATCAACATTACAAAAAATGCAATTTCGGTTGTTGCCAATGAATCAGCAGGATTATTCTATGCAGTTCAATCCTTACGACAATTATTTCCTGTAAATAAAGATGCAGAAGTGGCAATTGCCTGTGCTGTAATAAAGGATAAGCCAAAATTTGGTTGGCGTGGAACCATGTTGGATGTTTCCCGACATTTTTTTTCAAAACAGGATATATTCAAATTCATTGATAACCTTGCGCTTCACAAAATCAATACTTTTCATTGGCATTTGGTAGATGATGTTGGATGGAGAATTGAAATCAAGAAGTATCCAAAATTAACAGAAATTGGTGCTTGGCGTGTTGATAGAGGAGATGTTCACTGGGATTTGCGAAAACCACAAAAACCCGGAGAAAAAGCAAGTTATGGCGGGTTTTATTCACAGGAAGATGTGAAGGAAATCGTAAAGTATGCCGAGAAAAGATTCATTACAATAGTACCGGAAATTGAACTCCCTGCTCACACTACTTCTAGTCTTGCAGCTTATCCGGAATATTCCTGTGCTGGCGGCCCATATACTGTGTTGCCGGGCGGGTCAAATCCGTATAATGTAATTTATTGTGCAGGAAATGATAAAACTTTTGAATTTTTGGAAAATATCTTCGATGAGGTAATCGAGCTCTTTTCGAGTAAATATATTCACATTGGAGGTGATGAAGCCAATAAAACAGAGTGGAAAAAATGTCCAAAATGTCAGACCAGAATCAAAACCGAAAAACTGAAAGATGAACACGAACTTCAAAGTTATTTCATAAAACGAATTGAGAAAATCATTAACAGTAAAGGGCGCAGAATGATTGGTTGGGATGAAATTTTAGAGGGAGGACTTGCACCTGAAGCCACAGTTATGTCGTGGCGTGGATTTAATGGTGGGATCGAAGCTGCAAAAAGTGGACATGATGTTATTATGACACCAACTTCACATTGCTATTTTGATTATTATCAAGGAAATCCGGATAATGAACCACCTGCAATTGGAGGTTTTTTGCCATTGAAAAAAGTTTATGAGTTCAATCCGATTCCTAAAGAATTAACAAACGAAGAAGCAAAATATGTTCTTGGTGGTCAATGCAATCTGTGGACAGAATTCATGCCTGATTTAAACCAGGTAGAATATATGCTGAATCCAAGACTAGCAGCACTTTCTGAATCAGTTTGGTCATCGGCAAAAAAGAAAGATTATTCAAATTTCAGCAAAAAGCTGAAGACCCTGCTGAAATTATATGAAACTTTGAATATTAATTATGCCAAGAGTATATATCAGCTTACGCCTGTTGTTCAATTTGATATGGAAGCAAAAAAATTTCATGTTGAGTTGCAAACCGAAATAGAAGTACCTGAAATTAGATATACATTTGATGGAACAGTACCTACTGCAAACTCAGAACTGTATCATTCACCGCTCACTTTTGAAAAAAGCACAGAAATCAAAGCCGTTGCTTTTGTAAATGGAGAAGCAATAAGCAATGTTATTTCCAAAAAGTGCCTTGTGCACAAAGCAACTGGTGCGAAGTATAAGCTTGGCAAGCCAGTATCCCCAAAATATCCTGCCAAAAATAATTTTGATTTAACCAATACCTTGTTCGGGTCGAGTAATTATGGAGATGGGAATTGGTGTGGATTTGAAGGCGATGACCTCGATATGTTTATTGAGTTTGATACTGCTAAAGAAATATCATCTGTTACAGTGGGAACTTTACACAGTGTTAGTTCTTGGATTTTTTCATCGGAATATATAAGTATAGAGGTTTCTGATGATGGGAAAAAGTATAGAGAAATCAGTAGAAAGTTAAATTCTCATGATCTACAATCTGGAGATAAGCAAATTATCCGACTCAAAGCAAAATTCCATAAGCTTACAACTAAATATCTCCGTGTCAGAGTAAAGAATGTTGGTAAATGCCCTGAGTGGCATGGTGGAGCTGGCGGCACTGCCTGGTTGTTTGTGGATGAAGTTGTAGTCGAGTAA
- a CDS encoding glycoside hydrolase family 3 N-terminal domain-containing protein: protein MKKIYLLLLTALLFFGFTKKDKVPAYKNAKLDIETRVADLVSRMTLEEKVMQLDMYSAGDLVIDGRVEPVRAAKALNGMSVGSVHDYYPETADHANELQKYIIENTRLGIPALFIEEALHGYQGKKSTAFPVSIGLGSMWDVDLMEKVGKVIGTETRSVNVHMVLGPVLGIGREPRWGRVQETYGEDAYLAARNGVAIIKGLQGDDLTADNAVVAEPKHFGIHSIPAKGLNTGTVYIGEREARSHFLYVFEKAFKEAGALGAMAAYHEWDGVPAAGDPWLLKDLLRDEWGFKGFVLSDLGAIAKQHNSHHTVPTDEEAILNSIRSGLDMQFYDYTHEKFQKTIIDAVNNGSLEMKDVDRAVSSILYVKFRLGLFENPYVDTKLQKERYHCQAHQDLVLESAQKSITLLQNNNNILPLGDDVKKVAIIGDMADKVLLGGYSPKEVEGTSIVDAFKDTEYQVNFVDVGVPTNTAEQIDAKYLVTANGEEGLLAEYFNNPDCSGKPVFSQVETSLARYWHNLSPEAGVVDDNFSVRWTGYILPPLTGTYEFSLIADDIARFSINGEQLIDNWDKELKNKWTKKKIRLEKGKKYPIKLEFAEFDAYAAVFLHWKIQPEVSNKVSMFGKTIAAAKDADVVVLVLGEKEEECGEGKDRQGLELNTYSKRLLNEVASAGTPVVLVLQNGRPLVLTEEYQKVDAILETWYAGELSGQATVDIITGKVNPSGKLPITFPRSEGQLPVFYNHQRSATHDYVDGTSKPLFAFGHGLSYSKFEYSDLKVMKPEITKSENQIVSVKVKNTSDREGTEVVQLYITDSYSSVATPVMQLRGFQRVELKAGEEKEVTFTILPDDLALWNRSMKRVVEAGEFQVKVGAASDDIRLESQFQVK from the coding sequence ATGAAAAAGATTTATCTGTTGTTACTAACAGCACTACTGTTTTTTGGATTCACTAAGAAAGATAAAGTGCCAGCATACAAAAATGCTAAGCTCGACATTGAAACCCGTGTTGCCGATTTGGTATCGCGAATGACTTTGGAAGAAAAAGTAATGCAGCTCGATATGTATTCAGCCGGAGACTTGGTAATCGATGGAAGAGTAGAACCTGTAAGAGCTGCAAAAGCATTAAATGGAATGAGTGTTGGATCGGTTCATGATTACTATCCGGAAACGGCCGATCATGCCAATGAGCTTCAGAAGTACATTATTGAGAATACTCGTTTGGGAATTCCGGCATTGTTTATCGAAGAGGCATTACATGGTTATCAGGGTAAAAAGTCTACTGCATTTCCGGTTTCTATCGGATTGGGAAGCATGTGGGATGTTGACTTAATGGAGAAAGTAGGTAAGGTAATTGGAACAGAGACCCGCTCGGTTAATGTTCACATGGTGTTGGGACCGGTTTTAGGAATTGGTCGTGAACCTCGTTGGGGACGCGTTCAGGAGACTTATGGCGAAGATGCATACCTGGCAGCTCGCAATGGTGTTGCTATTATAAAAGGATTGCAAGGCGACGATTTAACTGCCGACAATGCAGTTGTTGCAGAACCCAAGCATTTTGGTATTCACAGTATCCCTGCAAAGGGTTTAAATACTGGAACTGTTTATATTGGTGAGCGCGAGGCTCGAAGTCACTTCCTATATGTTTTCGAGAAAGCTTTTAAAGAAGCTGGAGCTTTGGGTGCTATGGCTGCTTACCATGAATGGGATGGAGTTCCTGCCGCTGGCGATCCATGGTTGTTAAAAGATCTGTTGCGCGATGAATGGGGATTTAAGGGGTTTGTTTTATCTGATCTTGGAGCCATTGCCAAGCAGCACAATTCGCATCATACGGTTCCAACCGACGAAGAAGCCATTTTGAATTCAATTCGTTCGGGTTTAGATATGCAATTTTACGATTATACGCACGAGAAATTTCAGAAGACGATAATTGATGCAGTGAACAACGGAAGTTTGGAAATGAAAGATGTTGATCGTGCTGTCTCAAGCATTTTGTACGTAAAATTCCGTTTGGGATTGTTCGAAAACCCTTATGTCGATACAAAACTTCAAAAAGAAAGATATCACTGCCAGGCGCATCAGGATTTGGTATTGGAATCGGCTCAAAAATCAATCACTTTATTGCAAAATAACAACAACATTTTGCCTTTGGGCGATGATGTTAAAAAAGTAGCCATTATTGGAGATATGGCCGATAAAGTATTGTTGGGAGGTTACTCTCCGAAAGAGGTAGAAGGAACCTCTATTGTTGATGCGTTTAAAGATACCGAATATCAGGTAAACTTTGTAGATGTTGGAGTACCAACCAATACAGCAGAGCAAATCGATGCTAAATATTTAGTTACAGCAAATGGTGAAGAAGGCCTGTTGGCAGAATATTTTAACAATCCGGATTGTTCCGGAAAGCCTGTTTTTTCGCAAGTGGAAACAAGTTTGGCAAGATACTGGCACAACTTAAGTCCCGAAGCTGGAGTTGTCGATGATAATTTCTCAGTACGTTGGACAGGTTACATCCTTCCTCCTTTAACAGGAACCTATGAATTTTCTTTAATTGCCGATGATATTGCAAGATTCTCTATCAATGGTGAACAATTGATTGATAACTGGGACAAAGAACTAAAAAACAAGTGGACCAAGAAGAAAATCCGTTTAGAGAAAGGAAAGAAATACCCAATTAAACTTGAATTTGCAGAATTTGATGCTTATGCTGCTGTTTTCTTGCATTGGAAAATACAACCAGAAGTATCCAATAAAGTAAGTATGTTCGGTAAAACTATTGCAGCAGCAAAAGATGCTGATGTTGTAGTATTGGTTCTTGGCGAAAAAGAAGAAGAGTGCGGAGAAGGAAAAGACCGTCAGGGATTGGAATTGAACACCTATAGCAAGCGTTTATTAAATGAAGTAGCGAGCGCAGGAACGCCTGTTGTTCTGGTGCTTCAAAACGGTAGACCATTGGTATTAACTGAGGAGTATCAAAAAGTAGATGCCATTTTAGAAACCTGGTATGCAGGTGAGCTGAGCGGACAAGCAACTGTCGATATCATTACAGGTAAGGTAAATCCTTCAGGTAAACTGCCGATAACATTCCCACGTAGCGAGGGACAATTACCAGTCTTCTATAATCATCAGCGTTCAGCCACTCACGATTATGTAGATGGAACAAGTAAGCCTTTGTTTGCCTTTGGTCATGGATTAAGCTACAGCAAATTTGAGTATTCCGATTTGAAAGTTATGAAACCAGAAATTACAAAATCAGAAAACCAGATTGTAAGTGTGAAGGTGAAAAACACCTCAGACCGTGAAGGAACAGAAGTGGTTCAGCTGTATATCACCGATTCGTATAGTTCGGTAGCAACACCGGTTATGCAGTTGAGAGGCTTTCAGCGAGTTGAGCTAAAAGCAGGTGAAGAAAAAGAAGTAACATTCACCATATTGCCTGATGATTTGGCGCTTTGGAACAGAAGTATGAAGCGAGTTGTGGAAGCAGGTGAATTTCAAGTGAAAGTAGGAGCGGCTTCTGATGATATTCGTTTGGAATCACAATTTCAAGTGAAATAG
- a CDS encoding glycoside hydrolase family 97 protein, with amino-acid sequence MKKAIYLIFVVLFTTHVHAKSFEIKSPNGKIKLSVEIENGISWKAYHDEHILVEKAVIGLDFVTGPDLGKNTTIKKHIIKAYSSIIHPAVPHKDAVIKDEYEQLSLSFANKMQLNFRAYNDGVAYQFIEKSKKEKEVLSEQMSLTFPAGTKSYFPQEESMYSHNERFYLNKSVNEIARDTFCSLPVVFVSDEAKVLFTETALHDYPGMFVRGNGNQTVDAIFPKYVLKAIDDERWADRNQLITEEAEYIAKVKGKMAYPWRVFIISDDDRTFVESNLTYQLSRPQAIENTDWIKPGKVAWDWYNANNIYGVDFKSGLNTATYKYYIDFASANGVEYVILDEGWTKSTTEILDFNPDMDIPELIRYGKEKGVELILWVLWKPLDANLDEILETYKSWGVKGVKVDFMQRNDQYMVSSYERIAKKCAELELLVDLHGAFKPSGLRRVYPNVLNYEGVKGAENNKWTKEITPEHNVTIPFIRMAAGPMDYTPGAMNNAHEKNYNISWERPMSMGTRAHQVAMYVVYEAPLQMMYESPSRYYEEQESVDFITQIPTTWDETIVLHAAIGEYIAVARRKGKIWYVGAMNNSTPRELAIDLSFLKDGAYFMEVFRDGINADKNAEDYKIESISINKDSKLSAKMAEGGGWVAIISKN; translated from the coding sequence ATGAAAAAAGCAATTTATTTAATTTTTGTAGTATTATTTACGACTCATGTTCATGCCAAAAGTTTTGAGATCAAATCTCCCAACGGGAAGATAAAACTTTCAGTAGAAATTGAAAATGGAATTTCATGGAAAGCATACCATGATGAGCATATTCTAGTAGAAAAGGCAGTAATTGGGCTGGATTTTGTAACAGGTCCTGATTTGGGTAAAAATACAACAATTAAAAAGCATATTATCAAAGCTTATTCTTCAATAATTCATCCTGCAGTTCCACACAAAGATGCCGTAATAAAGGATGAATATGAGCAATTATCTCTAAGTTTTGCAAATAAGATGCAATTGAATTTTAGAGCGTATAACGATGGTGTAGCCTATCAGTTTATCGAAAAAAGCAAAAAGGAAAAAGAAGTCCTGTCGGAGCAGATGTCATTAACATTTCCTGCAGGCACAAAATCTTATTTTCCACAAGAGGAATCGATGTACTCGCATAACGAGCGCTTCTATTTAAACAAATCTGTAAACGAGATTGCAAGAGATACTTTTTGTAGTCTTCCGGTTGTATTTGTAAGCGATGAGGCTAAGGTTTTGTTTACAGAAACCGCATTGCATGATTATCCAGGCATGTTTGTAAGAGGGAATGGAAACCAAACGGTAGATGCTATTTTCCCAAAGTATGTACTAAAAGCAATCGACGATGAACGATGGGCAGATCGTAACCAGCTCATCACCGAAGAAGCTGAATATATTGCAAAAGTAAAGGGTAAAATGGCTTATCCCTGGCGTGTTTTTATCATTAGCGATGATGATAGAACTTTTGTAGAGAGCAATCTGACTTATCAGCTTTCAAGACCACAGGCAATAGAAAATACCGATTGGATAAAGCCGGGTAAAGTGGCATGGGATTGGTATAACGCCAATAATATTTATGGAGTTGATTTTAAATCGGGCTTAAATACAGCCACCTATAAATATTATATTGATTTTGCTTCTGCTAATGGTGTAGAATATGTGATTCTTGATGAAGGTTGGACCAAATCAACTACCGAGATTCTTGATTTCAATCCGGATATGGATATTCCGGAACTAATTCGATATGGAAAAGAAAAAGGAGTAGAGCTTATTTTGTGGGTACTTTGGAAGCCTTTGGATGCCAATCTCGACGAAATTTTGGAAACCTACAAAAGTTGGGGAGTAAAAGGTGTTAAAGTTGATTTTATGCAGCGTAACGACCAATATATGGTAAGTTCGTACGAACGCATAGCGAAAAAATGTGCTGAACTTGAGTTACTGGTTGATTTGCACGGAGCATTTAAACCTTCTGGCTTAAGAAGAGTTTACCCGAATGTGTTAAATTACGAAGGCGTAAAGGGAGCCGAAAATAACAAATGGACAAAGGAAATAACACCAGAACACAATGTAACAATTCCGTTTATTCGCATGGCAGCAGGCCCTATGGATTATACGCCAGGAGCCATGAATAATGCTCACGAGAAGAATTACAATATAAGTTGGGAAAGACCAATGAGTATGGGTACACGTGCTCATCAGGTAGCCATGTATGTAGTTTATGAAGCTCCCTTACAAATGATGTACGAGAGTCCATCTCGTTACTACGAAGAGCAGGAATCAGTTGATTTTATCACACAGATTCCAACAACTTGGGACGAAACAATTGTTTTGCATGCTGCTATTGGCGAATATATTGCAGTAGCCAGAAGGAAAGGAAAAATATGGTACGTGGGTGCCATGAATAATTCTACACCAAGAGAGCTGGCAATCGACTTGTCTTTCTTAAAAGATGGAGCATATTTCATGGAAGTGTTCAGAGATGGCATCAATGCAGATAAAAATGCCGAAGATTATAAAATTGAAAGTATTAGTATAAATAAAGATTCTAAACTTTCAGCAAAAATGGCCGAAGGCGGAGGCTGGGTAGCGATTATTTCTAAAAACTAA
- a CDS encoding glycoside hydrolase family 3 C-terminal domain-containing protein, producing the protein MKHLKSTLFILVLMTIAFCTSAKKKEREQKQYKFQDTSLSFDERVSALIKELSLEEKIGLMENQAKAVERLGIPEYNWWNEGLHGVARSAPATVFPQAIGMAATFNPDLMEQVATAISDEGRALYHAAIKKGIHKQYLGLTYWSPNVNIFRDPRWGRGHETYGEDPVLSGKMGVSFVKGLQGEDEKYIKIAACAKHFAVHNGPEAKRHYFNALSNPKDMNETYLPAFKSLVDVDVAGVMCAYNRTNDELCCGSPTLLLDLLRKEWGFDGYVVSDCGALSDFHEYHKVSKGAVESASIAIKADVNVNCGSIYRHLKEVIDKGLITEKELDKVLDRQLKIRFQLGMFDESTPYSNIPLSVVGSQKHQDLSREMSRNSMVLLKNKNNVLPLKKDLTQIYVTGNNATDVNALMGNYYGVAKHYVTVLEGVANAVEPTTIVQYNQTVLLEQDLERTNTGQTWNAMSADAVIAVVGISPLYEGENGDTPFSKTGGDRAKIELPANQLKLLKDLRKRCIDKPLVVVVLSGSAIAMPEVHELADAVLWAWYPGQEGGNAVADILFGDYSPAGKLPVTIYNSTEQLGDFEDYNISDNGWTYRYFKDAPLYPFGYGLSYNDVTYQLKGSSILEMHAKESREIEVNISNNGNMIQNEAVQLYVSKKDADFVTPIYALKDFKNISLNAGETTSVIFTIDRKILAQIDQNGQEVLPKGEYQVYIGNASPSKRIKELGGLSPIEMTISIK; encoded by the coding sequence ATGAAACATTTAAAATCCACACTTTTTATTTTAGTCTTGATGACAATTGCATTTTGCACATCAGCTAAGAAAAAGGAAAGAGAACAAAAGCAATATAAATTTCAGGATACCTCTTTGTCATTCGATGAAAGAGTTAGTGCCCTGATTAAGGAACTAAGCCTTGAAGAGAAGATTGGTTTGATGGAGAACCAGGCCAAAGCCGTTGAAAGACTTGGAATTCCTGAATACAATTGGTGGAACGAGGGATTGCATGGAGTGGCACGATCGGCACCGGCAACCGTATTTCCTCAGGCTATTGGTATGGCTGCCACTTTTAATCCTGATTTGATGGAGCAGGTAGCTACAGCCATATCCGATGAGGGTAGAGCACTTTACCATGCCGCAATTAAGAAAGGAATCCACAAGCAGTATTTAGGCTTAACCTATTGGTCGCCTAATGTGAACATTTTCCGCGATCCACGATGGGGAAGAGGACATGAAACTTATGGTGAAGATCCTGTTTTATCAGGAAAAATGGGAGTTTCTTTTGTAAAAGGATTACAGGGAGAGGATGAAAAATATATTAAGATAGCTGCTTGCGCCAAGCATTTTGCGGTGCATAACGGACCTGAGGCAAAGCGCCATTATTTTAATGCACTTTCGAACCCAAAGGATATGAACGAAACCTATCTGCCAGCATTTAAGTCGCTTGTTGATGTTGATGTTGCAGGTGTGATGTGTGCTTACAACAGAACAAACGATGAGCTGTGTTGTGGGAGTCCAACATTATTGCTCGATTTGCTAAGAAAAGAGTGGGGATTCGATGGCTATGTGGTATCGGATTGTGGTGCGTTGAGTGATTTTCACGAATACCATAAAGTTTCGAAGGGAGCTGTAGAATCAGCATCAATAGCCATAAAGGCCGATGTGAATGTGAATTGTGGGAGCATTTATCGTCACTTAAAAGAAGTAATCGATAAGGGATTAATTACAGAGAAAGAGCTGGATAAGGTATTGGACAGGCAATTGAAAATTCGTTTTCAGTTGGGCATGTTCGATGAGAGCACGCCTTATTCCAATATCCCATTATCGGTTGTAGGAAGCCAAAAACACCAGGATTTATCGCGTGAAATGTCACGTAACTCAATGGTTTTGTTAAAGAATAAGAACAATGTTCTGCCATTGAAAAAAGATCTGACACAAATTTATGTAACCGGTAATAATGCAACAGATGTAAATGCACTAATGGGCAATTATTACGGTGTAGCTAAACACTACGTAACGGTTTTGGAAGGAGTTGCGAATGCAGTTGAGCCAACCACAATCGTGCAATACAATCAAACTGTACTTTTAGAGCAGGATCTGGAAAGAACCAACACAGGTCAGACCTGGAATGCTATGTCTGCCGATGCTGTGATTGCTGTTGTTGGTATTTCTCCTTTATACGAAGGTGAAAATGGCGATACACCATTCTCGAAAACAGGAGGCGACAGAGCAAAGATTGAGTTACCGGCAAATCAGCTAAAGCTGTTGAAAGATTTGAGAAAAAGATGTATTGATAAACCATTGGTAGTGGTCGTGCTATCGGGAAGTGCTATTGCAATGCCAGAGGTTCATGAATTGGCCGATGCCGTTCTTTGGGCATGGTATCCTGGACAAGAAGGGGGTAATGCTGTTGCTGATATTCTGTTTGGTGATTATTCACCTGCGGGAAAATTACCAGTTACCATTTACAATTCGACGGAGCAATTGGGCGATTTCGAAGATTACAATATCTCCGATAATGGCTGGACTTATCGTTACTTTAAAGATGCTCCATTGTATCCATTTGGATATGGATTAAGTTACAATGATGTTACTTACCAGTTAAAAGGAAGTTCAATATTAGAGATGCATGCAAAAGAATCCAGGGAAATTGAAGTAAACATTAGCAATAATGGAAATATGATTCAGAATGAAGCCGTACAGCTTTACGTGAGCAAAAAGGATGCTGATTTTGTGACACCAATTTACGCACTAAAAGATTTTAAGAACATTAGCTTAAATGCAGGCGAAACAACATCGGTAATCTTTACCATCGATAGGAAGATCCTTGCCCAAATAGATCAAAACGGTCAGGAAGTACTGCCTAAAGGCGAATATCAGGTTTATATCGGAAATGCTAGTCCATCGAAACGAATTAAGGAGTTGGGAGGACTTTCGCCGATTGAGATGACAATCAGTATTAAATAA
- the tnpB gene encoding IS66 family insertion sequence element accessory protein TnpB (TnpB, as the term is used for proteins encoded by IS66 family insertion elements, is considered an accessory protein, since TnpC, encoded by a neighboring gene, is a DDE family transposase.) translates to MIAISTNTKIFVYSQPCDMRKGFDGLSGLVQNRMQLDPMNGYLFVFFNKNRTHVKILSWDSDGFCIYYKRLEKGTFKRPTARIDTPNFELTNEELFMILRGIDFEKCKKRRRYLSTNFVD, encoded by the coding sequence ATGATTGCAATTTCAACCAACACAAAAATATTTGTCTACAGTCAGCCTTGTGATATGCGCAAGGGCTTCGATGGCTTATCGGGTCTGGTACAAAACAGGATGCAATTGGATCCTATGAATGGATACCTTTTTGTGTTTTTCAATAAAAACAGGACTCATGTAAAGATATTATCCTGGGATAGCGATGGATTTTGTATTTATTACAAACGTTTGGAAAAAGGCACTTTTAAGCGACCAACAGCACGAATTGATACTCCTAATTTTGAGTTAACTAATGAAGAATTATTCATGATTTTACGAGGAATTGATTTTGAAAAATGCAAGAAGCGTAGAAGATATTTATCTACAAATTTTGTTGATTAA